A window from Deltaproteobacteria bacterium encodes these proteins:
- a CDS encoding PA2779 family protein, giving the protein MGGYAMAMVRKAGWFVVVAVMMAGWMGVLGSVRGVAEAGVIASNLSDAGSRVEEMAKVQSFLENKVVVQKLVDYGVSPAEAMSKVKAMSAQDLHRLASLTDRAAAGTDSGLEILIFLAILVILIIVIFKLMNKEVVIR; this is encoded by the coding sequence ATGGGGGGGTATGCGATGGCGATGGTGCGCAAGGCAGGCTGGTTCGTGGTGGTGGCGGTGATGATGGCCGGGTGGATGGGCGTGCTCGGGTCGGTCCGGGGGGTCGCCGAGGCGGGCGTGATCGCCTCCAACCTCTCCGACGCGGGGAGCCGGGTCGAGGAGATGGCCAAGGTCCAGTCGTTCCTCGAGAACAAGGTCGTCGTCCAGAAGCTGGTCGACTACGGGGTGTCGCCCGCGGAGGCGATGTCGAAGGTCAAGGCGATGAGCGCGCAGGATCTGCACCGGCTGGCGTCGCTGACCGACCGGGCGGCGGCGGGGACGGACAGCGGTCTGGAGATACTCATCTTTCTGGCGATCCTCGTCATTCTCATCATCGTGATCTTCAAGCTGATGAACAAGGAGGTCGTCATCCGCTGA
- a CDS encoding APC family permease, translating to MENDSLYRRVKRVLLGAPRDLFDPKIFHNVSLIAFFAWVGLGADGISSSSYGPEEAYLALGGHTVLALFVAAATVLTVFIISGSYAQIIEAFPSGGGGYIVASKLLGEKAGVVSGSALVIDYVLTITISVAAGADAIFSFLPPPWLAYKFWFIVFILFFLIWINLRGVKESVVALTPIFIAFLLTHIPLILYAVFRHTGDLPAVAARVSADLSAASREIGWLGVGALLLRAYSMGAGTYTGIEAVSNSMQTLREPRVQTGKRAMAYLAFSLAFMAGGIILGYVLNGVTPAPGKTLNAVLFGGLIEGLWNGSGARLLIAFVLFTEAVLLFVAAQTGFLGGPQVLSNMAVDSYMPHRFAHLSERLVMKYGVYFMGGMAFLMLFITGGSVRHLVIMYSINVFLTFSLSQFGMCRHWWQDRASAGKWRSGLAINGLGFLLTASILCVTIWMKFPEGGWITLLITGSFCAAAFIVRSHYRKAAGHLRHLDDLLLNLPSPTTATAQEPMVRRQAPTAAILVSGYNGLGMHVFFSIIRSFPGTFRNFVFLSVGVIDTSRFKGVAEIENLSENLRGQLANYVEFVKGHGYYGEARHRVGTDVIEVLQGMATEVAADFPNVVFFAGQLVFQEENFFNKLLHNQTAFIVQKKLVFSGYPMIVMPIRVLE from the coding sequence ATGGAAAACGATTCTCTGTACCGGCGGGTGAAGCGTGTTCTGCTCGGGGCCCCCCGGGACCTCTTTGATCCGAAGATCTTTCACAACGTCTCCCTCATCGCCTTCTTTGCCTGGGTCGGGTTGGGGGCGGACGGGATCTCCTCCTCCTCGTACGGACCGGAGGAGGCGTACCTCGCCCTCGGGGGGCACACCGTCCTCGCGCTCTTCGTGGCGGCGGCCACGGTGCTCACCGTCTTCATCATCTCCGGCAGCTACGCGCAGATCATCGAGGCGTTCCCCTCCGGCGGCGGCGGGTACATCGTCGCGTCGAAGCTTCTCGGGGAGAAGGCGGGGGTGGTCTCGGGGTCGGCGCTCGTCATCGACTACGTCCTGACGATCACGATCTCGGTCGCGGCGGGGGCGGACGCCATCTTCAGCTTCCTTCCGCCGCCGTGGCTCGCCTACAAGTTCTGGTTCATCGTCTTCATCCTTTTCTTCCTTATCTGGATCAACCTGCGGGGGGTCAAGGAATCGGTCGTCGCCCTCACGCCGATCTTCATCGCCTTCCTGCTCACCCACATCCCGCTGATCCTCTACGCCGTGTTCCGGCACACCGGCGACCTTCCCGCCGTGGCCGCCCGCGTGTCCGCCGACCTTTCCGCCGCGTCCCGGGAAATCGGCTGGCTGGGGGTCGGGGCGCTGCTGCTTCGGGCCTACTCGATGGGCGCCGGCACGTACACCGGGATCGAGGCGGTGAGCAACTCGATGCAGACGCTGCGGGAGCCGCGCGTGCAGACGGGGAAGCGCGCGATGGCGTACCTGGCCTTCTCCCTCGCCTTCATGGCGGGCGGCATCATCCTCGGATACGTGCTGAACGGCGTCACCCCCGCCCCGGGAAAGACGCTGAACGCCGTCCTGTTCGGGGGGCTGATCGAGGGCCTGTGGAACGGGAGCGGCGCCCGGCTGCTGATCGCCTTCGTCCTCTTCACCGAGGCGGTGCTGCTGTTCGTCGCGGCCCAGACCGGCTTCCTCGGCGGGCCGCAGGTCCTCTCCAACATGGCGGTCGACTCCTACATGCCCCACCGGTTCGCCCACCTCTCCGAGCGGCTGGTGATGAAGTACGGGGTCTACTTCATGGGGGGGATGGCGTTCCTGATGCTCTTCATCACCGGCGGCTCCGTCCGGCACCTCGTCATCATGTACTCGATCAACGTCTTCCTGACCTTCAGCCTGTCGCAGTTCGGGATGTGCCGGCACTGGTGGCAGGACCGCGCATCGGCGGGAAAGTGGAGATCCGGGCTGGCGATCAACGGGCTCGGCTTCCTCCTCACCGCGTCGATCCTCTGCGTCACCATCTGGATGAAGTTCCCCGAGGGCGGCTGGATCACGCTGCTGATCACGGGGTCGTTCTGCGCGGCGGCGTTCATCGTCCGAAGCCACTACCGCAAGGCGGCCGGGCATCTCCGGCACCTCGACGACCTGCTCCTCAACCTGCCCTCTCCGACGACGGCGACCGCCCAGGAGCCGATGGTGCGGCGGCAGGCCCCCACCGCCGCCATCCTCGTGTCCGGGTACAACGGCCTCGGGATGCACGTCTTCTTCTCGATCATCCGGTCCTTCCCCGGGACGTTCCGGAACTTCGTGTTCCTGTCGGTGGGCGTGATCGACACGAGCCGGTTCAAGGGGGTGGCGGAGATCGAGAACCTCTCGGAAAATCTGCGGGGGCAGCTCGCGAACTACGTCGAGTTCGTGAAGGGACACGGGTACTACGGCGAGGCGCGCCACCGGGTGGGCACGGACGTCATCGAGGTCCTGCAGGGGATGGCGACGGAGGTGGCGGCCGATTTCCCCAACGTCGTCTTCTTCGCCGGGCAGCTCGTCTTCCAGGAGGAAAACTTCTTCAACAAGCTGCTCCACAACCAGACGGCGTTTATCGTACAGAAAAAGCTCGTGTTTTCCGGCTACCCGATGATCGTGATGCCGATCCGCGTCCTCGAGTGA
- a CDS encoding GNAT family N-acetyltransferase has protein sequence MIDLDRYPREVTLRSGVTLVFRPMGRDDVDRLWVFFQQVPPEDKMFFRQDVSRCEVVQHWADTLDYGLVLPILALEGDRVVGDATLHRQRTGWKQRVGVVRVQIAPDYRHLGLGTAMVRELRHIGEKSALHFLMAEVIEEQAAAVRAFEKMGFVRAATYRNFVNDQKGGLHNLLVLLYRMSSSPDDRNV, from the coding sequence ATGATCGATCTCGATCGGTACCCGAGGGAGGTCACCCTGCGCAGCGGGGTGACACTGGTCTTCCGGCCGATGGGTCGGGACGACGTGGACCGTCTGTGGGTCTTCTTCCAGCAGGTCCCCCCCGAGGACAAGATGTTCTTCCGCCAGGATGTCAGCCGCTGCGAGGTGGTGCAGCATTGGGCGGACACCCTCGACTACGGCCTCGTCCTTCCGATCCTCGCCCTCGAAGGGGACCGCGTCGTGGGGGACGCCACGCTTCACCGCCAGAGGACGGGGTGGAAGCAGCGCGTCGGAGTCGTCCGCGTCCAGATCGCCCCCGACTACCGGCACCTCGGGCTCGGCACCGCCATGGTCCGCGAACTGCGGCACATCGGAGAGAAATCCGCCCTACACTTCCTGATGGCGGAGGTGATCGAGGAGCAGGCGGCCGCGGTCCGCGCGTTCGAGAAGATGGGGTTCGTCCGCGCGGCGACGTATCGGAACTTCGTCAACGACCAGAAGGGGGGATTGCACAACCTGCTGGTCCTCCTCTACCGGATGTCCTCCTCGCCGGATGACCGCAACGTCTGA
- a CDS encoding diguanylate cyclase codes for MPDVFRVLLVDDSETVTEMLSWLLGSAGYAIETAGDGVKGVRAALLRVPDIVVMSTRLPRLDGIQACRLLKAEPSTRDVPVILLTSEEAGADRLHAARAGADRCLLWDVSPEEALAAVRECLAGKAPRPEDGADPGRAPPDDIEILSRVNGVLEATLFEASLLNEIAHVGRDVDDFEATARELFRLLREIAPAEAMGAVFSDGVYSEGVSVFPDEAGDPFRAVVRQRTERLRDGAGVPFAPDRAVWTGIQGGFRGSDGVAPGSLVPRAVCVVRAGEMVKGVMAVYSGIEGAALDGAATKETLLRQAFMVLENAWLYRQIARISVTDGLTGLTNVRHFREQAQREHSRARRHNDPYSILMMDIDHFKKINDVYGHPVGDTVLREMAAIFLEAVRLTDLPARYGGEEFVVFLLRTRLPEAVIVGERIREAVERKVFAAPAPLIRCTVSVGVADYLPGTEGTEKTVIGRADQALYSAKRGGRNRVVCSPAKDP; via the coding sequence GTGCCTGACGTGTTCCGCGTTCTCCTTGTGGACGACAGCGAGACGGTCACCGAGATGCTCTCCTGGCTCCTCGGCTCGGCGGGGTACGCGATCGAAACGGCCGGCGACGGGGTGAAGGGGGTGCGGGCCGCTTTACTGCGCGTCCCGGACATCGTGGTGATGTCGACCCGGCTGCCCCGGCTGGACGGTATCCAGGCGTGCCGCCTGCTCAAGGCCGAGCCCTCGACCCGGGATGTCCCGGTGATCCTGCTCACGTCGGAGGAAGCGGGCGCGGACCGGCTCCACGCGGCCCGCGCGGGCGCGGACCGTTGTCTGCTGTGGGACGTCTCCCCGGAGGAAGCCTTGGCCGCGGTCCGGGAGTGCCTCGCGGGAAAGGCGCCGCGGCCGGAGGATGGAGCCGATCCGGGGCGCGCGCCTCCGGACGACATCGAAATCCTTTCCCGGGTCAACGGCGTCCTCGAGGCGACGCTGTTCGAGGCGAGCCTGTTGAACGAGATCGCGCACGTGGGCCGCGACGTGGACGACTTCGAGGCGACGGCCAGGGAGTTGTTCCGTCTTCTCCGGGAGATCGCTCCCGCCGAGGCGATGGGGGCGGTCTTCTCCGACGGCGTCTACTCGGAGGGCGTCTCCGTCTTCCCCGACGAAGCGGGGGATCCGTTCCGGGCGGTGGTCCGGCAGAGGACGGAGCGGCTCCGCGACGGGGCCGGCGTTCCCTTCGCCCCGGACCGCGCTGTCTGGACCGGCATCCAGGGGGGATTCCGCGGCTCCGACGGCGTCGCGCCCGGATCGCTTGTGCCCCGGGCCGTCTGCGTGGTCCGCGCGGGGGAAATGGTCAAGGGGGTTATGGCGGTGTACTCGGGGATCGAGGGTGCGGCCCTGGACGGCGCGGCGACGAAGGAGACCCTCCTCCGGCAGGCGTTCATGGTCCTCGAAAACGCCTGGCTGTACCGGCAGATCGCGCGGATCTCCGTGACGGACGGGTTGACGGGGCTCACGAACGTCCGCCACTTCCGGGAACAGGCGCAGCGGGAGCACTCCCGCGCCCGCCGCCACAACGATCCATACTCCATCCTGATGATGGATATCGACCATTTCAAGAAGATCAACGACGTCTACGGGCATCCCGTTGGAGACACCGTCCTGCGGGAAATGGCCGCGATCTTCCTGGAGGCGGTCCGCCTCACCGACCTTCCCGCCCGGTACGGCGGCGAGGAGTTCGTCGTCTTCCTCCTCCGGACCCGGCTTCCCGAGGCGGTCATCGTGGGAGAACGGATCCGGGAGGCGGTGGAGCGGAAGGTGTTCGCCGCGCCGGCGCCGTTGATCCGCTGCACCGTGAGCGTCGGCGTTGCGGATTACCTCCCGGGAACGGAGGGGACGGAGAAAACCGTGATCGGGCGCGCCGATCAGGCGCTTTATTCCGCCAAGCGCGGGGGGCGAAACCGCGTGGTGTGCAGCCCCGCGAAAGATCCGTGA
- the cheB gene encoding chemotaxis-specific protein-glutamate methyltransferase CheB has translation MTSSPAPGDPIRLLVVDDSPSIRSVIRAMVEGDAGIRIVGEAGTGGEAVEMARTLRPGVILMDVQMPGMDGIEATGRIMASVAVPIIAFSASTWGGEAEASIEMLAAGALDVMAKPDLGGAGAVTDCSRVLRKKIRSASRVAVVRHLRGAVAASRERGVPAGPSDGTRFEVLGVGASTGGPTALRELFSRLPADFPFPILVVQHITAGFTAGFVEWLRQHTPLDVRVANEEDRAVPGSILIAPEGRQLEALPGGAVRATSRKPRGVHLPSADTLLSSLASVYGPKCIGALLTGMGSDGAEGLLDIRRAGGFTLAQDEETCVVFGMPREAVRRGAVNRSMTPAAMSELLRRMAERSARREGGGRA, from the coding sequence ATGACGTCCTCTCCGGCGCCGGGAGACCCGATCCGCCTTCTGGTCGTCGATGACTCCCCTTCCATCCGCTCCGTCATCCGGGCGATGGTGGAGGGGGACGCGGGGATCCGGATCGTCGGCGAGGCGGGAACCGGCGGGGAAGCCGTGGAGATGGCGCGGACGCTTCGCCCCGGCGTGATCCTGATGGATGTCCAGATGCCGGGGATGGACGGGATCGAGGCGACCGGGAGGATCATGGCCTCGGTGGCCGTCCCCATCATCGCTTTTTCGGCGTCCACTTGGGGAGGGGAGGCGGAGGCGTCCATCGAGATGCTGGCCGCCGGTGCCCTTGATGTGATGGCGAAGCCGGACCTCGGCGGGGCGGGGGCGGTGACCGACTGCTCCCGCGTGCTGCGGAAGAAGATCCGGTCCGCTTCCCGCGTGGCGGTGGTGCGGCATCTGCGAGGGGCCGTCGCGGCGTCCCGCGAGCGGGGTGTGCCTGCGGGCCCGTCCGACGGGACGCGCTTCGAGGTGCTGGGCGTCGGGGCGTCGACGGGCGGTCCGACGGCGCTGCGCGAACTGTTCTCCCGGCTCCCGGCCGACTTTCCGTTCCCGATCCTCGTTGTGCAGCACATCACCGCGGGGTTCACCGCCGGGTTCGTCGAGTGGCTCCGGCAGCACACCCCTCTCGACGTCCGGGTCGCGAACGAGGAAGATCGGGCCGTGCCGGGGTCGATCCTGATCGCCCCGGAAGGACGGCAGCTCGAGGCGCTGCCCGGCGGCGCGGTCCGGGCGACCTCCCGGAAACCGCGCGGAGTGCACCTCCCGTCGGCGGACACGCTCCTGTCCTCCCTGGCCTCCGTCTATGGGCCGAAGTGCATCGGCGCTCTCCTCACCGGGATGGGATCGGACGGGGCCGAGGGGCTCCTCGACATCCGCCGTGCCGGAGGGTTCACCCTCGCGCAGGACGAGGAGACGTGCGTCGTCTTCGGGATGCCCCGCGAGGCCGTTCGTCGCGGCGCCGTCAACCGGTCGATGACCCCGGCGGCCATGTCGGAACTGCTGCGGCGGATGGCCGAACGGTCCGCGCGCCGGGAGGGGGGCGGTCGTGCCTGA
- a CDS encoding hybrid sensor histidine kinase/response regulator produces the protein MGEEKKIDLSQFREQFAREAKARLGRLNGGLVYLGKNPGDGKLESDILREAHTLKGAARMLGFSKISELSHRFEEALTRRRDKAILANQDLTDALFVTLDTLSRLVDALSQPPREPIDVESVLDRLKLAQVFVEVPVALEAPAPAVAAAPAPAPMTGTPALLSPHSGYADRQTGTRVDPARLESISNLLTNAIAHHQRELELRERLSELGFFYRRTAAALLAAVQDGLAQGDLSPAFARRVTPFIEEGKSAFQEVGTQRSELKRRESVVATALSQNLEELRSEVMAIRMVPLSPLFDSFHPMAGALARELGKDVEVLVRGGKTEIDRKVAEALAEPLTHILRNAVDHGIEAPAERERAGKSRKGRIVITATPKKGRVVLEVEDDGRGINPNEVREAAIRKGMISEKAAWRLDDRELIDFVFRTGFSTAKTMTGISGLGIGMDVVRVTAERFNGTSEVHSNPGKGTRVVMELPFSMAVSRVLLFLSGDQYFALPIMHADGVHSFADRDVVTVEGRKSLRLGETPVPLVWLNRLLGLPDARGAGDRYLAVMVRQSGKRIALVIDRVEGECEVVVRDLGKYLGKVPLFMGSTILGTGEVALLLDVYDLVTAVRLHAETSPEGVGEGGRPGIDADILVVDDSLLVREMQQRILFSSGYRVETASGGKAALERFSHKRYHVVVAGSRMAGMDGIQLLAEARKTDYTRDLPFILVASKEHREDLVRARAAGAKGCVTREEFTPDRMAAMIGSILGRGVGG, from the coding sequence ATGGGCGAGGAGAAGAAAATCGACCTGTCGCAGTTCCGGGAACAGTTCGCCCGGGAGGCGAAGGCCCGCCTCGGGAGGCTGAACGGGGGGCTCGTCTACCTCGGGAAAAACCCGGGGGACGGAAAACTCGAGAGCGACATCCTCCGGGAGGCGCACACGCTGAAGGGCGCCGCGCGGATGCTCGGCTTCTCGAAGATTTCGGAGCTCTCGCACCGGTTCGAGGAGGCGCTGACGCGCCGCAGGGACAAGGCGATCCTCGCCAACCAGGACCTGACCGACGCCCTGTTCGTCACCCTCGACACGCTGTCGAGGCTGGTGGACGCCCTCTCCCAGCCGCCCCGGGAGCCGATCGACGTCGAGTCGGTCCTCGACCGGCTGAAGCTGGCGCAGGTCTTCGTGGAAGTACCCGTTGCGCTCGAAGCGCCGGCCCCGGCGGTCGCCGCGGCCCCGGCGCCCGCCCCAATGACGGGTACTCCCGCGTTGCTCTCCCCCCACTCCGGGTACGCCGACCGCCAAACCGGGACACGGGTGGATCCGGCCCGGCTCGAGTCGATCTCGAATCTCCTGACGAACGCCATCGCCCACCACCAGCGGGAATTGGAACTGCGGGAGCGGCTCAGCGAGCTCGGATTCTTCTACCGCCGGACGGCCGCGGCCTTGCTGGCCGCGGTCCAGGACGGCCTTGCCCAAGGGGATCTCTCCCCGGCGTTCGCCCGGAGGGTCACCCCTTTTATCGAGGAAGGGAAATCGGCGTTCCAGGAGGTCGGGACCCAGCGGTCGGAACTGAAACGCCGCGAAAGCGTCGTGGCCACGGCGCTGTCGCAAAACCTCGAGGAACTCCGGTCAGAGGTCATGGCCATCCGGATGGTTCCGCTCTCGCCGTTGTTCGACTCGTTCCATCCCATGGCGGGGGCGCTCGCGAGGGAGCTGGGAAAAGACGTGGAGGTGCTGGTCCGCGGCGGCAAGACCGAGATCGACCGGAAGGTGGCGGAGGCTCTCGCCGAGCCGCTGACCCACATCCTGCGGAATGCGGTCGACCACGGGATCGAGGCCCCCGCGGAACGGGAGCGGGCAGGGAAGTCCCGGAAAGGGCGGATCGTGATCACCGCGACGCCGAAGAAGGGGCGGGTCGTCCTCGAGGTGGAGGACGACGGCCGCGGGATCAACCCGAACGAGGTTCGCGAGGCGGCGATCCGCAAGGGGATGATCAGCGAGAAGGCCGCGTGGCGGCTGGACGATCGGGAACTGATCGACTTCGTGTTTCGCACCGGCTTCAGCACCGCGAAGACGATGACCGGGATCTCCGGTCTCGGGATCGGGATGGACGTGGTCCGCGTTACGGCCGAGCGGTTCAACGGGACCTCGGAGGTTCACTCCAATCCGGGCAAGGGGACCCGGGTGGTCATGGAGCTCCCGTTCAGCATGGCGGTCTCTCGGGTCCTTCTCTTCCTCTCCGGCGATCAATATTTTGCCCTACCGATCATGCACGCCGACGGGGTCCACTCCTTCGCGGACCGCGACGTCGTCACGGTGGAGGGGCGGAAGTCCCTCCGTCTGGGCGAGACCCCGGTTCCGCTCGTCTGGTTGAACCGGCTCCTCGGTCTTCCCGATGCCCGCGGGGCCGGGGATCGGTACCTCGCGGTGATGGTCCGCCAGTCCGGGAAGCGGATCGCCCTGGTGATCGACCGGGTCGAGGGGGAGTGCGAAGTCGTCGTCCGGGACCTTGGGAAGTACCTCGGGAAGGTTCCCCTGTTCATGGGGTCGACCATCCTCGGAACCGGCGAGGTGGCGCTGCTGCTGGACGTCTACGATCTGGTGACCGCGGTGCGCCTGCACGCGGAGACGTCTCCCGAGGGAGTGGGGGAGGGGGGGCGGCCCGGGATCGACGCCGACATCCTCGTCGTGGACGATTCCCTTCTCGTTCGCGAGATGCAGCAGCGGATCCTCTTCTCCTCCGGATACCGGGTGGAGACGGCGTCCGGCGGGAAGGCCGCGCTCGAGCGGTTTTCGCACAAGCGGTACCACGTCGTCGTCGCGGGCTCCCGGATGGCGGGGATGGACGGCATCCAGCTGCTCGCGGAGGCGCGAAAAACCGACTACACGCGGGACCTCCCCTTCATCCTCGTCGCATCGAAGGAGCACCGGGAGGACCTGGTGCGGGCGAGGGCGGCGGGCGCGAAGGGGTGCGTGACACGGGAGGAGTTCACTCCCGACCGGATGGCGGCGATGATCGGGAGCATCCTCGGGCGGGGCGTCGGCGGATGA
- a CDS encoding methyl-accepting chemotaxis protein, producing MAGWKISWNSLALRLMLSFTLYVVAVTALFTVSPYTFVRDTLAEGLARRGEERLKMIQGSVSGYLLLGMNNSIQNDIAEFPKQLPEVSYVAVADPNGAFLAHSDPTQVEKPWSGKGVVPPGAGGATRQGTTYRGERILEVAAPILVEGKPAGTMIIGLNYREADNILGKLMRRLALIGFLVLAVSLVSTRPFTTHVVSGLTRLGKMTREVARGELREKVPEEGFEEIRALARDFNAMAEHLRAVLGQIQETGASVGTFSSNFMTVIQEQAASASQQATSVAEVTATMEELSRTSRQIAQNAESVQEAASKSVEVAQAGTTLGREGVEAMAQIKERVGDIARKTLFLGEKSHEIGKVMEIIKEIASEIHLLALNAAIESAAAGEHGRRFAVVASEVRRLAEKTRESTETIRGIITEIQSATNSSVEATEQGMREVERWKETIRLSSEAFSEIIETIERTSEASTQISLATHQQTSANEQVVQAMRQIEEMVRVTASKMKESSASASRLREMAGTLQEKTAVFRV from the coding sequence ATGGCGGGATGGAAAATTTCGTGGAACAGCCTGGCGTTGCGGCTGATGCTGTCGTTCACCCTGTATGTCGTCGCGGTGACGGCGCTCTTTACGGTCTCCCCCTACACCTTCGTCCGGGACACGCTTGCGGAAGGGCTCGCCCGGCGAGGGGAAGAGCGGCTAAAGATGATTCAGGGTTCCGTATCCGGCTACCTCCTCCTGGGCATGAACAACTCCATCCAGAACGACATCGCGGAGTTCCCGAAACAATTGCCGGAGGTCTCCTACGTCGCAGTGGCAGACCCCAACGGGGCCTTCCTGGCCCACTCCGACCCGACCCAGGTGGAGAAGCCGTGGAGCGGCAAGGGCGTGGTTCCACCGGGAGCGGGGGGTGCCACGCGGCAGGGCACCACGTATCGGGGGGAGCGCATCCTGGAGGTGGCGGCTCCGATCCTGGTGGAAGGAAAACCGGCGGGGACGATGATCATCGGTCTGAACTACCGGGAGGCGGACAACATCCTGGGCAAGCTCATGCGGCGGCTGGCCCTCATCGGCTTCCTCGTGCTCGCCGTTTCCCTGGTGAGCACCCGGCCGTTCACCACGCATGTCGTCTCCGGCCTCACCCGGCTGGGGAAGATGACGCGCGAGGTCGCGCGGGGCGAGCTTCGGGAGAAGGTCCCGGAGGAGGGTTTCGAGGAGATCCGGGCGCTGGCCCGGGACTTCAACGCGATGGCGGAGCACCTCCGTGCGGTCCTGGGACAGATCCAGGAGACGGGTGCGAGCGTTGGGACGTTCTCCTCGAACTTCATGACGGTGATCCAGGAGCAGGCGGCGAGCGCGTCGCAGCAGGCGACGTCGGTGGCGGAGGTGACGGCGACGATGGAGGAGCTGTCGCGGACGTCTCGCCAGATCGCGCAGAACGCGGAGTCGGTGCAGGAGGCGGCGTCGAAGTCGGTCGAGGTGGCGCAGGCGGGGACGACGCTCGGCCGGGAAGGGGTCGAGGCGATGGCGCAGATCAAGGAGCGGGTGGGGGACATCGCGCGGAAGACGCTGTTCCTGGGGGAGAAGTCGCACGAGATCGGGAAGGTGATGGAGATCATCAAGGAGATCGCGAGCGAGATCCACCTGCTGGCGCTGAACGCGGCGATCGAGTCGGCGGCGGCGGGGGAGCACGGCCGGCGGTTCGCGGTGGTGGCGTCGGAGGTTCGTCGTCTTGCGGAGAAGACGCGGGAGTCGACCGAGACGATCCGGGGGATCATCACGGAGATCCAGTCGGCGACGAACAGCTCGGTGGAGGCGACGGAGCAGGGGATGCGGGAAGTGGAGCGTTGGAAGGAGACGATCCGCCTGTCGTCGGAGGCGTTTTCGGAGATCATCGAGACGATCGAGCGGACGTCGGAGGCGAGCACGCAGATCTCCCTGGCGACGCACCAGCAGACGAGCGCGAACGAGCAGGTGGTGCAGGCGATGCGACAGATCGAGGAGATGGTGCGGGTGACGGCGTCGAAGATGAAGGAGTCGTCGGCGTCGGCGTCGCGGCTCCGGGAGATGGCCGGCACACTCCAGGAAAAGACCGCCGTCTTCCGGGTATAG